The Chiloscyllium punctatum isolate Juve2018m chromosome 45, sChiPun1.3, whole genome shotgun sequence genome has a segment encoding these proteins:
- the LOC140467262 gene encoding potassium voltage-gated channel subfamily A member 2-like — protein sequence MTVAHGDNVDELAALPVPPQDLYEPEQDHECCERVVINISGLRFETQLRTLAQFPDTLLGDPKKRMGYFDPLRNEYFFDRNRPSFDAILYYYQSGGRLRRPVNVPLDIFSEEIRFYELGEEAMEMFREDEGFIKEEERPLPTNEFQRQIWLLFEYPESSGPARVIAIVSVMVILISIVSFCLETLPAFRDDKEKAIGGRPTYNNDTTPFHTPTFAEPFFIVETLCIIWFSFEFLVRLFASPSKPSFFRNIMNIIDIVAITPYFITLGTELAEQQQQAGNGQQQGQQAMSLAILRVIRLVRVFRIFKLSRHSKGLQILGQTLKASMRELGLLIFFLFIGVILFSSAVYFAEADETASYFDSIPDAFWWAVVSMTTVGYGDMYPITIGGKMVGSLCAIAGVLTIALPVPVIVSNFNYFYHRETENEEQAQYLHVKSCPNIPSTADLKKSNSTSSICKSEYTETQEGVGGVREPPEHNLHTDNCTLPNPNYVNITKLRSDV from the coding sequence ATGACAGTGGCCCATGGAGACAATGTGGATGAATTGGCTGCACTCCCTGTTCCGCCTCAGGATCTGTATGAGCCAGAGCAGGACCATGAGTGTTGTGAGAGGGTGGTGATCAACATCTCAGGTCTTCGCTTTGAAACTCAGCTCAGGACCTTGGCTCAGTTCCCTGATACCCTGCTCGGAGATCCTAAGAAGAGGATGGGTTACTTCGACCCTCTGAGGAATGAATATTTCTTCGATAGGAACCGTCCGAGTTTTGATGCTATCCTGTATTACTACCAGTCTGGGGGAAGGCTGCGTCGACCTGTCAATGTGCCCCTGGATATCTTCTCTGAGGAGATACGCTTTTATGAGCTGGGGGAGGAGGCGATGGAGATGTTCAGAGAGGATGAGGGTTTTATTAAGGAGGAGGAGCGGCCTTTACCCACGAATGAGTTCCAGCGCCAGATCTGGCTGTTATTTGAGTACCCTGAGAGTTCAGGTCCAGCACGCGTTATCGCCATCGTGTCTGTCATGGTCATTCTCATCTCAATCGTCAGCTTCTGTCTCGAAACTCTGCCTGCCTTTCGAGACGACAAAGAGAAAGCAATTGGAGGGAGGCCAACATATAACAATGACACAACCCCCTTTCACACTCCAACATTTGCTGAGCCCTTCTTCATCGTTGAGACTCTCTGCATCATCTGGTTTTCCTTCGAATTTCTAGTCAGGTTGTTTGCTTCCCCCAGCAAACCCAGCTTCTTTCGAAACATCATGAACATTATCGATATCGTGGCCATCACCCCATACTTCATCACCCTGGGTACTGAGCTGGCAGAGCAGCAGCAACAGGCAGGCAATGGACAGCAGCAAGGGCAGCAGGCCATGTCTCTGGCCATCCTGAGGGTCATCCGCTTGGTCAGGGTCTTTCGGATCTTCAAGCTGTCCAGACACTCCAAAGGGCTACAGATCCTTGGGCAGACCCTGAAAGCTAGTATGAGGGAGCTGGGTCTCCTCATCTTCTTCCTCTTCATTGGAGTCATCCTCTTCTCCAGCGCTGTCTACTTTGCTGAGGCAGATGAAACAGCTTCCTACTTTGATAGCATCCCCGATGCCTTCTGGTGGGCAGTGGTGTCCATGACAACAGTGGGGTATGGAGACATGTACCCCATTACCATAGGGGGCAAGATGGTTGGCTCCCTGTGTGCCATTGCTGGAGTGTTGACCATTGCCCTCCCTGTGCCCGTCATTGTCTCCAACTTTAACTACTTCTATCACCGAGAAACAGAGAATGAGGAACAGGCCCAATACCTACATGTGAAGAGCTGCCCAAACATCCCATCCACGGCTGATCTGAAGAAGAGTAACAGcacttccagtatctgcaagtCAGAGTACACAGAGACacaggagggtgtgggtggtgttcgGGAGCCCCCGGAACATAACCTTCACACTGACAATTGTACTTTACCAAACCCCAACTACGTGAACATCACCAAATTGCGGAGTGATGTGTGA